A single genomic interval of Penaeus vannamei isolate JL-2024 chromosome 21, ASM4276789v1, whole genome shotgun sequence harbors:
- the LOC138865482 gene encoding golgin subfamily A member 6-like protein 22, whose protein sequence is MVTEEKLMVTEEKLMVTERKVMVTEEKLMVTEKLMVTEEKLMVTERKVMVTEEKLMVTERKVMVTEEKLMVTERKVMVTERKVMVTEEKLMVTERKVMVTEEKLMVTERKVMVTERKVMVTEEKLMVTERKVMVTERKVMETERKVMVTEEKLMVTAGKLMVTERKVMVTERKVMVTEEKLMVTERKVMVTEEKLMVTERKVMVTEEKLMVTERKVMVTERKVMVTERKVMETEEKLMVTERKVMETERKVMVTEEKLMVTAGKLMVTERKVMVTERKVMVTEEKLMVTERKVMETERKVMVTEEKLMVTERKVMETERKVMVTEEKLMVTERKVMVTEEKVMVTERKVMEREGQVMVTAGKLMVTAGKLMVTAGKLMVTAGKLMVTAGKLMVTAGKLMVLGWW, encoded by the coding sequence ATGGTGACGGAGGAGAAGCTGATGGTGACGGAGGAGAAGCTGATGGTGACGGAAaggaaggtgatggtgacggagGAGAAGCTGATGGTGACGGAGAAGCTGATGGTGACGGAGGAGAAGCTGATGGTGACGGAAaggaaggtgatggtgacggagGAGAAGCTGATGGTGACGGAAaggaaggtgatggtgacggagGAGAAGCTGATGGTGACGGAGaggaaggtgatggtgacggagaggaaggtgatggtgacggagGAGAAGCTGATGGTGACGGAGaggaaggtgatggtgacggagGAGAAGCTGATGGTGACGGAAaggaaggtgatggtgacggagaggaaggtgatggtgacggagGAGAAGCTGATGGTGACGGAAaggaaggtgatggtgacggagaggaaggtgatggagacggagaggaaggtgatggtgacggagGAGAAGCTGATGGTGACGGCGGGGAAGCTGATGGTGACGGAGaggaaggtgatggtgacggagaggaaggtgatggtgacggagGAGAAGCTGATGGTGACGGAAaggaaggtgatggtgacggagGAGAAGCTGATGGTGACGGAAaggaaggtgatggtgacggagGAGAAGCTGATGGTGACGGAAaggaaggtgatggtgacggagaggaaggtgatggtgacggaaaggaaggtgatggagacggaggagaagctgATGGTGACGGAAAGGAAGGtgatggagacggagaggaaggtgatggtgacggagGAGAAGCTGATGGTGACGGCGGGGAAGCTGATGGTGACGGAGaggaaggtgatggtgacggagaggaaggtgatggtgacggagGAGAAGCTGATGGTGACGGAAAGGAAGGtgatggagacggagaggaaggtgatggtgacggagGAGAAGCTGATGGTGACGGAAAGGAAGGtgatggagacggagaggaaggtgatggtgacggagGAGAAGCTGATGGTGACGGAGaggaaggtgatggtgacggaggagaaggtgatggtgacggaaaggaaggtgatggagagggaggggcaggtgaTGGTGACGGCGGGGAAGCTGATGGTGACGGCGGGGAAGCTGATGGTGACGGCGGGGAAGCTGATGGTGACGGCGGGGAAGCTGATGGTGACGGCGGGGAAGCTGATGGTGACGGCGGGGAAGCTGAtggtgttggggtggtggtga